The Metarhizium brunneum chromosome 5, complete sequence sequence GGAGTAGTCGGTAGATTTCGGACCAAAGGGACTTGCTTGTTTTCcctcccttcttcttttgccgTTCTCCCCTCCTCTGTTTGACGTCTCCGTCTTAGAGTCAAGAGTAGTAGAAATTTCATGGAAGAGATGACAGCTAACACGCAAATTCTGATTTTCGACTTGTGTTATAGTATGTCATTGGGATGTGGCAGGACGGAGCAAGGCCCTTTGCATCTACTCCAATAGGCAACCCACAGGAATGATTAATGTAGCCCAGGCACTTGAATTTGAATAACAGAATGATTGATGCTTCAAATATACCTGTTTTCCCCCGTTACTTCAAGGGCATATCTGTTCTCATATGTCATTCACCGCTTTCATACCCCCTACTTGTACGAGGTTTTCCAGCTCAGACCTCTATCCATCCTCTAACAGACTGGCCTACTCTTTAATAATTGGGTTACTAAGTCATGACCACCTCTGCTTCTGGTTTTCGACGATTTTTACCTGGTATTCTGCCCTTCAATAGGACTCTTGACGAGGCAAAAAGCTTTCCCTTGCTAGGATGCTAGACTCTTTGTCCTTACTATTGGAGCACTAAATCTAGTCCGAAGTTCCTTGGGGAAGTCACCATTGCGAAAAGGGATTGCGTGGACTTCTACAACGGGCACCGGAAGTCGTCGTAATAAGCGTAAATGACACTGCAGATATGTCACGACGATTATCGGACTTGACCGTTGAATCATAGAGCAAAGAGATCCAGCAATAGCAGCCCTTGGCCGAATATTTCCGATATCCAGCTAACAAGTGTGCCTTCTTGGCTCTTTCTGTCTGTCTGCATGGCTATGCGGGGAAAAGTAAATCCCGCGCGAAGTAAAACGAAAGCTTAATATCACACGCCCCAAAAGGCGGGAATGATGATATACAGATATGAAGAGGTTCTTAGTTCAGCCTGCAAATTTCTGAACACTCAGTTGGCTGTGATAGGCGCGTACGAATGAGAGTTTAATTAGCCTAGTATCCGAAAATGGGTAGCTGGTAGCTATGTTAAAATCTCGAACACGGGGAAGCTCTTAGTTAGGCCCTAGTTGGATATTTTGAACGACGAACAGTAGTCCGCCGAGCTCTGTGTATGTATGGCTAGGGGCCTATACATAATATATGGGATGTCTGAAAAGAAGATAGCCTGCCACGACCGACGGTAAGACCTCAAGCTAAATCGAAAGCCGGGATCTACGGCTCGGAGTCACAGGCACATGTCTCAACTGCAATAGGAAGGTGATTTGGTACGTTCCAACAGatagaaaacaaaaaaaataaaaaaataaaaatcaAAGAAAATAAGCAACCCTGAGGAGTAAGAGTCTGGGCTGCAGCCTGGACAAAACTTCGACCTCACGAGAGCCCAATAGAGACGCAAACTGATACCGtcaaacaaaaaaagaaatacgATCATCAAGTAAGGAGAGCTGCAAGCTGTGAAACACTCTGCCAATATTTGCCCCAGCTCCAAACAGTAAACTAGCGTCGTGGCTTCAAACATAATGTACACACTTGGATGCGACACCCATGCCAATTTACGCTCATTTATGCTTGATGAAGCACCTTTTTTGTGTCTTCCTCCTTACCCAGCAGTCCCAAATTCCGTATTTGTTTGGCGCTTGGGGCATCGTCTCGAGGTGTCGCGGCTTCTGATCTGGCATACGCCGCCTTCATTGCTACAGCTCTAGCATGCTGCGTACTGTTAGCGTCTACAACGCTTGGGTGTTCCCGGAACTAACACAGACCTCTTTCTTGTGATGCAAACACTCGTAGTAGTCCTCCAGCCCGGGCGAACATTTCTTCTTCCCGTGATCGTCCTCAGCAGTGGTGTTGACGACGTAACATGCCATGACTTCTTGCCAGAAGGGAAAGCAGCGTCCAACGCCTATGAGCGATTGTGGTCAGTCTCAGAAGGAAAGGGGGTTGATATCGGATGCTACAAACATACCCCCATGCATTCCATATCCCGACGCCATGATAAGCCAATATGTCGTGTGTTAGGACGTTCAAATGAGTTGCCGAGTTTATTTGCTGGGCGGTAATTCGAAGTTCAGTTGAGGATCAATCACGACCAGTACTAATGGGATTCCATTAGCTGGTAGTGGGGGTCATCCTGCTTGACATAAGGTACTTTGATCTACGTATAATATGGCGGAAGTATAATGTATCTATTGATAGTGAGCCTCGACATTTTGGCGGGTCTGTTTTAGTGCCGCGTTAGATGCATAACATCGTGCATGAGCTTTAGAAGCCAGTTTCCACTATAGGCACTGCTGGGCATTATTATGTCTATGCACTTATCACTGCCGTCGTATGTGATGTCAAGATCCAAGACCATGAACGGCGAGCAGCGGCCAAGCGACAGGCTTCTATTATAAGAAGACACACAAACCTGGAACTAAACGCTTCAAAATATCATACGGTGAATGCTCAGAGAAAGGCCCCTTTTAGTGGGCAGCGTTTTCCCCACCATGGCAAACACTTTGCACCCAGCGAAGGTGTTACTTCTGGCTGTTCACTTCGCGCAACATGCCGACATTGATAGTCTCTCGATTCTAACCAGCACTCATACAACTATCATTCACGACGAAATTTTATTACGCATCCTGCTAACTCATCTACCGGAGACTGAGAGACCTGCCGCCTATGTTGGTTTCTTGCAAAAGTTGGTTGATCATAGCTTCGAGCCGTGCCAACTCACTGGATTGGATACGTCGCCAGTCAACAGTATAGATGACAACGAAGCGGTGAAGAGGGCTACAAAACTTCATCTACTGCCACTAGTATGCCGGAATCCGCCCGAGATCGCCCAGGGGGACGCACTCAGCCGCTTCCTGTTTCTGAGAATCCATCAGATGAATGAAGAAACTGGGATGCTCGCCCAGTTGCTTGATCTACTTTTACCATTTGGTCGCCACAGTCCTGGCATACATAAATGGGCAATGTCCACGGTAATTCCGTATGTACGGAAAGGTCTACAATATCGCGCCGGAACATCACTTGCTTATTCCTTAATCGAGTTCGAGAAATTGCCTGATCACCAGGCAGTTGACTTCTTGTTGTGCCCAGTTGATTCTCGCGCTCAACCGAGAGAAAATGTTGATCATGACCTGAGGGGTATTATAGGGCCATGGGTCTATGATACAGACCGATGGGAAAATTCCTCAGAGGATGGCGAGTCATCTAGGGTTTTCTGTCCTGGCTGGCACAAAGTTTGCGAGTGGTTCCTATCTCAGGCCACCCTATCATGGCCAACTGCTGTTCAAGCCATCGAACGTTGGGGTGGTCCAGAGGATGTTGAATTCGGTCATGGAATAGCACTCGACCTCCCAGCTGCACACAGGTATTATCTTAGGCAAACTTACGCTACAACCGTCTTGGCCTGTGTGTATGGTGTGCAGGAAGCTACCTTGGAGTCGTTAAGAAGGCTGCACTCCATACTGATGAATCTAAGAGTATATCTTGGCCTCCACGGTGGCACGATGTCCCTTGAGGAAACAATGAAAGTCTTACCTGGCTTGTCTTCCACAGATATAGCGGTGTTTCACAATGATCGAGTCGCGACTTATATGAGGAATGATTTATTGGGACAGAACAACCCACTGACTAGACCGAGTGAAGGTGCCACAAACCTTCTACTCGCTCTCACTCGAAGTGCTTACGTCTTGACCCTTTTTGGTTCCCCCTCTTCACCGAGATGCGTCGGAGACCTCACATTTCTCCATGACGAACGGGACCAAAGGTCTGAAATTTCGAAACTCCTGAGGACCATTGCAATCCAAGCATCCAAGGAAAATGACGACTTTCTACTAAAGGCACGAGAATTCCTGCTTTGGCTACGGGACTGGGGCCATGGCACCGCTGGCAAACCTACTGCCGGAGCAGCAACAGTTGGTGCTCTTGGCATGTTGAGCAAGGAATATGTGGAAGCAGAgtttttaaagttattattgTCCAGAGAACGTATGTAATGACGCGAATTACATGTTTCCAGGACATTAGAATTTGCCAGTTAACTTTGAACAGGCTATAGCCTCGCGCGCAATTTGTACGATGGTGGAGGGCCTGTACGCCTCCCAGTCGAGGTCGTACAGGATTCAGTATACGAGTCGGCCCTGAGTGCTTTCGACAATGCCACGAACCCGAATAGGTCCCGAGGAGGGTTGAAAAGATGCGATGAAATGTAGGTTTGATGATACAGGCTCATGGGCTACTGAGCTAACCACAAGTAGCATTCATGCCTTACCTAAAACCGTAGGCCTGTCGCTGCCGGGGACAAAGCGAATTATCGCGCTTTTGAAAGCCACTCACGCGCTTAGTGACTATCGCTTGGTTCTTAAGCAAGGAGAACCCTTCAGTCCTGTAGTTCTCAGGGTACATTCCGATCCGATATTCATTATCGAAAAGGTCTTGGAACAGAACCCTCGAGCCTATACTCGCCTCCAGGAGTTCCTGGAAATGGGCATGAACATGGTTCGAGC is a genomic window containing:
- the sec39 gene encoding Protein transport protein sec39 yields the protein MSLEETMKVLPGLSSTDIAVFHNDRVATYMRNDLLGQNNPLTRPSEGATNLLLALTRSAYVLTLFGSPSSPRCVGDLTFLHDERDQRSEISKLLRTIAIQASKENDDFLLKAREFLLWLRDWGHGTAGKPTAGAATVGALGMLSKEYVEAEFLKLLLSRERYSLARNLYDGGGPVRLPVEVVQDSVYESALSAFDNATNPNRSRGGLKRCDEIIHALPKTVGLSLPGTKRIIALLKATHALSDYRLVLKQGEPFSPVVLRVHSDPIFIIEKVLEQNPRAYTRLQEFLEMGMNMVRAGLPSYRKLDSPTLLTTDSELNLAAYIAERRITAMCIEAALKEDDFETAYSYVASRLSMQSPENSDTSPWPVVDEWSWKAALQAGQYIRTERSQQPTHLGTASGNLEIRHLEQRIECLATALRVAPTSQLQEILKSFRRCEEQLDSAIKEEAANELALGEEAKVDNLPGAFDQVNVEQQYPVRNTTASVAAQQTEEAPMSLFDLSRATARAAQRNFTAIPSLQSITRGADANNNEHEGGSLSRIRKRDQLREAATGTLVSGVGWLIGANVGQNKEETS